One part of the Sebastes fasciatus isolate fSebFas1 chromosome 8, fSebFas1.pri, whole genome shotgun sequence genome encodes these proteins:
- the LOC141772617 gene encoding uncharacterized protein LOC141772617 — translation MSSFPQACRTLHVSPSSREHACEPVGMILSQGGCLTHDHGQMLGPELGLMEMSEVEYTHLQHLIQAHMEAHIAPPDVPDARSATLTAKDGTGSVVISPFTTTQAIDLSTSTEEHCLVMPGEKTPASYGEVPGFVLARVRGADSPTEPRANSSTSSQNRSRSAARVCLEKRFNTLSADTPRQQDIQSAVLSNFWTMLQQSAEAQEAAIHSQMHKWMKTDRANPYEVSSPFVGGSFNPVTNTCEQPQVIGHIPHMVEPNNHPGLIFPTSFSFNFRPERVVTKAHYTSKSTEEQQLANTESDVATHAALRKHASTHSSQPIKAATAAPDSAGESGSSTRRTAQPHMSLIQRRERHNTKERERRKRIRLYCDELNMLVPFCESDTDKATTLQWTTAFLRYLNKTYGDTLKEEFQRTFTDEKGHFLKASPSSGQDPIHRNMDDNLSIPHAVEQ, via the exons ATGTCATCCTTTCCCCAAGCTTGTAGAACCCTCCACGTGTCACCTTCATCCAGAGAACACGCCTGTGAACCAGTTGGGATGATTTTGAGCCAAGGTGGATGTTTGACACATGATCATGGGCAGATGTTGGGACCTGAGCTCGGTCTGATGGAGATGTCAGAGGTTGAATATACACACCTTCAGCACCTCATCCAGGCCCACATGGAGGCACACATTGCTCCTCCAGATGTGCCTGATGCCAGATCTGCTACATTGACGGCTAAAGACGGCACTGGATCCGTGGTGATTTCCCCTTTCACAACCACTCAAGCTATTGACCTATCAACTTCAACTGAGGAACACTGTCTGGTGATGCCAGGAGAGAAGACACCAGCTTCTTACGGAGAGGTCCCGGGTTTTGTGCTGGCCAGAGTCAGAGGTGCAGACAGCCCGACTGAACCACGCGCCAACAGCAGCACATCTTCACAGAACCGATCCAGATCAGCTGCTAGAGTCTGCTTGGAGAAAAGGTTTAACACCCTGTCTGCTGACACCCCAAGACAGCAAGATATTCAGTCTGCAGTTCTCAGCAA TTTTTGGACAATGCTTCAGCAGTCTGCAGAGGCTCAGGAGGCAGCCATACACTCCCAAATGCACAAGTGGATGAAAACTGACAGGGCAAATCCTTATGAGGTTTCCAGCCCATTTGTAGGGGGTTCATTTAACCCAGTCACCAACACGTGTGAAC AACCTCAGGTGATTGGCCATATTCCTCACATGGTTGAACCTAACAACCATCCAGGTTTAATCTTCCCCACGAGTTTCTCGTTTAATTTCCGCCCAGAAAGGGTTGTTACAAAAGCTCACTATACAAGCAAGTCAACAGAAGAGCAGCAGTTGGCGAACACAGAAA GTGATGTGGCGACACACGCTGCCCTCAGGAAGCATGCTAGTACCCACAGCTCTCAACCCATCAAGGCTGCTACGGCTGCCCCAGACTCCGCTGGAGAATCAGGGAGCAGCACCAGAAGAACAGCTCAACCTCATATGTCACTCATTCAGCGCAGGGAGAGACACAACACTAAGGAGAGGGAACGCAG GAAGAGGATTCGTCTGTACTGTGATGAGCTGAACATGCTGGTGCCGTTCTGTGAGTCGGATACAGACAAAGCCACCACCCTGCAGTGGACCACTGCCTTCCTCCGATACCTCAATAAAACGTATGGAGACACCTTGAAAGAG GAGTTTCAAAGGACATTCACTGATGAGAAAGGACACTTTCTTAAAGCCAGCCCTTCTTCAGGCCAGGACCCAATCCACCGGAACATGGACGACAATCTGAGCATTCCTCATGCGGTAGAGCAATAA